The genomic interval ACAGGTCTTCAAAAAGGAGAGAGGCCTGTATGAGGACcaggtgttctgcttcgtccaCCGGAGcattcaggagtttctggctgctcttcacgtccatctgaccttcatcagcTCTGGAGTCGACCTGCTGTCAGATCAGTCGGCCTCCTGGTGGCCTAGTCTGTTTGGGAACGGTTCTGATCTTAGCCGCCTTTATCAGAGCGCAGTGGACGTGGCCTTACAGTGTCCAAAcggacacctggacctgttcctccgcttcctcctcggCCTTTCACTGGAGACCAACCAGACTCTGCTACGAGGCCTGATTCCCCAGACAGGAAGTAGATCACAGATCAAGCAGGAAACAGTCCAGTACATAAAGAAGAAGCTCAATGAGGATCTGCCTGCAGACAGAACCatcaacctgttccactgtctgaatgagctgAGGGACGATTCTCTGGTGGAGgagatccagcagaacctgagatCAGGACGTCTGTCCACACAGAAACTGTCTCCAGGCCACTGGTCGGCGCTGGTCTTCATCTTACTGTCATCACAACAAGATCTGGATGAGTTCGACCTGAAGAAATACTGTGGCTCAGAGGAGgctctgctgaggctgctgccgGTGGTCAAAGCCTCCAGCAAAGCTCTGTAAGTGGAGCATTATCACCATACTCACAACGCAGAAACAACCTCATGTTAACGTTTCCAATGTTTCTTTAGACTAAGTTGCTGTAGTCTGTCGGAGAGAAGCTGTGAGGCTCTGTCATCGGTTCTGAGCTCCAGGTCAAGTCtcagagagctggacctgagtaacaacgacctgcggGACGCAGGAGTGACGCAGCTCTGCCGAGGACTGAGCAGCCCACACTGTGAAGTGGAGACGCTCcggtcaggggtcaggggtcaggggtcgctCTCCCAGTGATTGGTAATACTGTGTATAACAGACTGTGTCTGACCTGCAGGTTGTCAGGCTGCCTGATCACTAAGAAAGGCTGCGctgctctggcctcagctctgagcacCAACCCGGcccatctgacagaactggacctgagctacaaccaTCCAGGAGACTCCGGTGTGAAACTGCTGTCTGACGGACAGAAGGATCCGAACTGGAGGCTGGACGCTCTCAGGTATGAAGAGACAGACCCACCCCTTTCTCAAGCAGGACGTTAGAGAACAGCTGATCTGACtttgttcctgctgcaggatgGAACCGGGAGGATCACGGTGGGTCAGACCGGGTCTGGGGAAGTGTAAGTGAGCTTTTTATGAGTACagcacctgacacacacacgcggttcTGTATGAGCCACTAGAGTATCATCATGATATCATCTTCGGTTCTACTCAGATTATGTGCAGACATTTTACCTCACCTTAATTAAGAtctgagggtcaaaggtcatctgtGGCAGCGGACCTGCTTTTAGTTTCAGTGTAGCATCAGGTCACCAGCCTTGTTGTTGGAGGGAATGTGTAAGACTTGTGTCTTGTCTTCATCAGATGCCTGTGAACTCatcctggacacaaacacagtccacaAGAAACTGATGCTGTCGGATCATAACAGGAGAGTGACGATGGGGAGAGAGACGCAGGattatcctgatcatccagacagattcaagcactggaagcagctgctgagctcagaGGGTCTGAGTGGCCGCTGCTACTGGGaggtggactgggagggatgGGTTTATATAGCTGTGACTTACAGGAGTGTCAGACGGAAAGGAGACAGTGACGACTGCTGCCTGGGAGCAAACgctcagtcctggagtctgggCTGCTCAGATGAAACATACTCCGTCCAGCACAATAACGTTACAGAAGTCCTCTCTAAGCCTGGTTCTCACCGCGTGGGCGTTTACCTGGACTGGGCTGCTGGGACTCTGTCCTTCTACTGTGTCTCTGACAGGATGAGCCACATTTACACCTTCAGCACCACGTTCACGAAGCCCGTTTTCCCTGCTTTCAGGATCAGGACGGAACCTTTTGAGTCCTCAGTTACGTTGTGTTAGAGTCCAGGAGAGGAAGCTGGACACTGTCATTTAGTGTCTGTACGGATcttaacaaaaacagacaaacatcagCGTTGTGAAATCTTTCAaagaaagcttttatttttcatttttaaaacggAGGTTATGTGAGCTATAACATGCGTTTGTCCTGAGGTCTTGTTTCTGCACTTTGTTTCTGGATTTGCTTCTTCTAGCTCAGCTTCAGTCTCATCCTCAGATTATCGCTGATTTCATAAACTGGGAATAGAAAAATGCTAAATCAGGCATTGAAATTTATTAACATTTGTTAATTATAACGATACTGTATATTGTCAGTGTATTGTCAGCATCTACTAACTATGAACACATGAGCAGGGTAAGAGCCCATCTTCATCTTTTATATTAATTTTTGACTTGTAGAGTTAGAATTGTGgcaaatacagaaataaagtAAGCTTAGTTGTTTATAATGTTTCTATGAGAGCAGATGTCATATTGCTGGTAAATGTTCATGTATGACACATGCATGTATTCTCCATGGAACGTTGTTGTAAATTTGTTATTCTTGTACACATTGTAAATTAAGGTTTTTGGTACAGACCCAATGAAAGTGAGAATGAGTCTAAGGCAGAGGTTAAATTCCAATGCATGATTCAATGATAACTATCGTTATGACACATGATTCACACACTGGCGACATTCAAATCCTTTAAACTCACCTGTTTGAAAGAGAAACTGGCTACTTGACAGTCACACGGCAAATTCATGATGTGGGCCCAGAAACGCTCTGAGACAGGAAACCGACACTTAGAACCCAAGTCAACAAAAGATGAGGAACGTGTGTATAGAACACCTTCAACACTCCTGAGCAGCAACCTTTCTATTCAGTTTGGTAAATATGGAATCTACAAAACCTACTGATCATTACTGTTGATAATAAGCCTGATTAACACAGCGCATGATTAACTGCATAGATACATAGAACATATGCAATAAACATGAGCCAATGACACATCTGAGTGTTAAAACTGTGTGGAAGTTAAGACAACGTGTGtgacttgttttgtttgaaaCTGCATGAACACAGATCGTTAGGTGTAAAGTCTCCATTCCATCCTTCAGCATCCACAGCTCATCTACCTTTGAGTATCTGAAGCTTTGCCAGCAGCGCCACATACTTGTCGTAGTCAATCCCATCTGTGGAGCCGTATTCATGCCACAGAATTCTGACCGTTTCATCATCCAGACTGAAatctgagaggagaggaaacaatgaGCCACCGGCGACATGAGGCCGGGCCGCGGTCCATGCGCTTCATACCGCGGGCAGACAGAGCCGTTTTCatctgagggagggagggcggacTCTTCACGTAGCTCTCCACGTACTCGCGTCTGATGACGGCCACAAAGTGCTCCAGTTTGAAGAACTCCACTGCATTCACATCTCCTGACTTGTCTGTCTGAAGCAGCAGGTTCAGGAGCTCAAGCAAACTAATGGGAAAACACAATTCAGCCTCTACGACAACAGAAAAAGCACAAGCCTCAACACAGGCTTTTCAAGGATACGTCCATGAGCGCCAGCAGAAGCTGAACCGTCTTCAGACTCAGAGCTGGATCAGAACAAAGACACGTGACTGAGTGTAAACATTCTACATAAGGTCGATGATGAAAGAGAAACTCAAAGAAAATGTACTGACATTTGCCTTGAACAGAATAACCACCAGCATTAAGTCTGGAAAGAACAGCTTCAGCGTTCATCTGCAAGGAACAAGCACAGAGTCAGAGGAAACGAGGACGACGGAGCTCAGGGATTCTGTAATCACTCAATGTTTGCTTCAAACACTCATCTGAAATACCTCCTCCCGTCTGTCTTCCTGTAAAACACAGGGAGGTTTTCATGTGAGGACAACTAGAGAAGAAATTCCTTTACTGAACCTTGTGTTCGTTACTTACAGATATGCACTTTTCCACTGGGAACTTATtacactgcagctcctctggccATGAGACTCCAAAGCTGGACATCAGGCTCTCACAGCCCTGACGGGCTTTGTCACAGAAAGACCTGCAGGGCTTCTGCACTtctccagccacacactggGGGGCGTACACCCTGCACAGGAAGAGGCGGATGTCCAGCGGGCACACGGTCTGCACCATGGAGTTGAAGAAGGACATCTTGGTTAAGACTTCCCTTTGGCTGGTGTGTCCCAGCAGGTTGGGGATGATGGTCTGGTTGTAGGACAGGCCCTGGCACATGGGGATGGTGATGGGCTCACAGATGCCCCCGCTGCCACTCACGCCGTACTGGACGGACAAGTGTCACAAGGTCACGCAGTCCGATGCCTCCATTCATAAAACACAGATGTTAATTTATCATAACTTACAtgtccacagggttctgtgggAAACCCGTTACACTGCAAACGTTCAGGCCACTGAAAGCCGAACTTGTTCATGAGCGACTCGCAGCCGGACCGTGCCTGCTCACACAGCGCCCTGCAGGGAGGCTGGGTTTTCCCAGACACACACTCGGGAGTGTAGACGGAGCACAGGAAGAGCTTCAGGTAAGGGGAGCACCCAAC from Betta splendens chromosome 16, fBetSpl5.4, whole genome shotgun sequence carries:
- the LOC114842671 gene encoding uncharacterized protein LOC114842671 isoform X1 gives rise to the protein MEHLVLVVLGLLLSLHQAHSNRRDDTSNCKPVTASFCQGVGYTSSLHPSGVSGYTLQEVGQIVETACSPEVATVLCRVVVPECSSEDDVRLKPCRALCEKVKADCEPALKAGRLYWPSRLRCDALPESNCVQGRVAPTSRPPCEPITVPLCSGLPYTETMLPNALGHTSQEQAGLEAQQYSPLVRVGCSPHLKRFLCSLYTPKCVSGHKPLPPCRSLCEQALSGCRSLMSKTGFTWPQSFHCESFPTESCEQGEEASPVMPTSPATCQAISVPLCSDLPYTQTMLPNLLGHTSQGDAALEMHQFYPLVKVGCSPYLKLFLCSVYTPECVSGKTQPPCRALCEQARSGCESLMNKFGFQWPERLQCNGFPTEPCGHYGVSGSGGICEPITIPMCQGLSYNQTIIPNLLGHTSQREVLTKMSFFNSMVQTVCPLDIRLFLCRVYAPQCVAGEVQKPCRSFCDKARQGCESLMSSFGVSWPEELQCNKFPVEKCISEDRREEMNAEAVLSRLNAGGYSVQGKSLSLKTVQLLLALMDTDKSGDVNAVEFFKLEHFVAVIRREYVESYVKSPPSLPQMKTALSARDFSLDDETVRILWHEYGSTDGIDYDKYVALLAKLQILKERFWAHIMNLPCDCQVASFSFKQVSLKDLNVASV
- the LOC114842671 gene encoding uncharacterized protein LOC114842671 isoform X2, whose protein sequence is MEHLVLVVLGLLLSLHQAHSNRRDDTSNCKPVTASFCQGVGYTSSLHPSGVSGYTLQEVGQIVETACSPEVATVLCRVVVPECSSEDDVRLKPCRALCEKVKADCEPALKAGRLYWPSRLRCDALPESNCVQGRVAPTSRPPCEPITVPLCSGLPYTETMLPNALGHTSQEQAGLEAQQYSPLVRVGCSPHLKRFLCSLYTPKCVSGHKPLPPCRSLCEQALSGCRSLMSKTGFTWPQSFHCESFPTESCEQGEEASPVMPTSPATCQAISVPLCSDLPYTQTMLPNLLGHTSQGDAALEMHQFYPLVKVGCSPYLKLFLCSVYTPECVSGKTQPPCRALCEQARSGCESLMNKFGFQWPERLQCNGFPTEPCGHYGVSGSGGICEPITIPMCQGLSYNQTIIPNLLGHTSQREVLTKMSFFNSMVQTVCPLDIRLFLCRVYAPQCVAGEVQKPCRSFCDKARQGCESLMSSFGVSWPEELQCNKFPVEKCISEDRREEMNAEAVLSRLNAGGYSVQGKSLSLKTVQLLLALMDTDKSGDVNAVEFFKLEHFVAVIRREYVESYVKSPPSLPQMKTALSARDFSLDDETVRILWHEYGSTDGIDYDKYVALLAKLQILKERFWAHIMNLPCDCQVASFSFKQFMKSAII